The window AGGTCTCCTTGGTGTACCACCCTTGACATGCTTGATCACATTCGAGTTGTAAACTCTCGCATTCTCCTTTGTAGTTACTTGACCATCACCACCAGCGGAGGGCCAACCAGTCTCCGATACTACTATTCTCAAAGAACCACCGCCGGCCTTCTCTAACGCAGCGTAATGTGCATCAAGAAGTGCATCAAACAGGTTCTGGTAGCCATATTGTCCATCTTGAACCACAACTGATGGAGATGTAAAAACAGCATACTGAAGGCTAATGCTTCCTCGGTTTGAAATGTAGCTAAAGTAAGGGTACATATTTAGAAGCAATGGAGATTTATTTCGGACTAGGAAACCGATGACAGGATCAAGAAATGCTCTGTGGTCCTGCCGGAATGATCCTTTTGATGGAGGGTACGATTCTTGGAGAATTACAGGATGAACAGCCGTGGAGACTTTGATTCTGTTTGCAAGACCAGCCCTGGAAATTGCATTTTGGATTTTCTCCATGGCAGGGCCAACATATTGTGCAAAGGGACCTGATTCTATTTCATTCCCAACCGCAAGGTATTTGATATTGACATTTCCATAAGCTACCACATTTCTTTGGACCCAGTCATCAGCACTGGCCTGGTTAGAAGCAATTGCCTGAAGGCGTTCGTTTTCGACACCAAGCATGAGCTCGATGTTGGAGCCTCTAAGAGCTTCGAGAGCATCACGTTTAGGATAATAAATCCTCATCCTTTTGATGTTATTTTGGTTGTAAAGTGATATTACTTCTCTTGCGGGGGGTAAGTTGTCTGCAACATCTCCATAACAAACACCAATCTGGGCACCTGCATATCATATATACATGTACATTAGCTCAGAAAACAAGAATTACATATAGGGTAAAAGCACACTGACTATAAACAATATGAATATAATTTCATGACTATACATTGAGAGAAGGAGAGAGACCTGTTGTGGTAATGGTAGCCATGAGGATACCCAATAGTAGTAACTTGGAAACTACAGAAGGGACATTGGAAACTACATGCGACTTTGCCATCTTGTGCATTCAAAAGGATATGCAGCTTAGCAAATTGTATGTTCGACAACTATCAAGTGCCATTTTTATAGGGTGCGAAACCTAGACATTTTTGACAGTTTTGAATAAAAATCCACGATCATTGATTAGCATACCTTGGTCCAGATTGATTTCCACAAATAAATACAAAGTGTAAGTGCGTAGGTCACAAGTTGTATTGCTACCCCAACTTATCAAACAGGTTAGTTGAACAAGTCTTAATTTCTTGACAGCTCCGTTTGTTTGTTCATTAGTCCATATATATATGGTGTATTCATTATGAGTTTATAAGTTTAAAACTTTAAATGCTAATATTATTGTAACAAAAGGATATACAAAGTTATGCATTTGTCTCTTAAAACTTAGAGTCCCTTAAAAACTGTCTCAGCAGTTCCGATTATATGTGTTATTTCAGACAGTGTAATTCACTTTCAGACAGTGTAATTCACTTGTGTGAATAACACGTATAGTTTCTATCACTAAGCACTTGGATCTATTGGATTACCCACTAAAAGTGGGAAATTCCAACTTGTTTCACTACAGTAGCTAGGAAATGGTCAGATATAAGAAGAAGATCGAAGAGGGAATTCCTAACTAGGAATCAATTCGGTCCTACAGGTGATTCTGCGTTTGAATTCTTTTCCATTTTTCTGGTTCTAAACCATTTTGCATGAGTTGAGGTAGCTCGTCATCAATCACAATACCTAACTAGTGGTGTAGACCTTAAATTTTGATATTGCTTGACTAAATTGTTTGCTTCTGGGAAATTCGATCATTTTCAATATCAGTTAATGATGGATACTATATTACTGTTCGAGGGCAGACGCTTATCTTCTGAAAGAACTGCCTCTTTTTTTCTCCGAGCATGATGAGTATGAGATAAATATGTACAAAACTGATCGAGCACCAAGTCCTAGCTAGCTAGATACTATATATCCTGCCTAACTCATTTCATTTGATGAAATGTTATCAAGAAGTTCGTATAATATATGGTTTTTGTTAGCTTAATACTTAATATATATCTAGGTTTGTTCGACTATATCATACTTATTAGACTCGTGCTAACCAGGAGTTCGGCAAAGTACCTGACTTATAGGAGTTGAGTTTTTTTCTTTCAGTACAGTTGCAAAGAGGATCTGTTTTTTAGATATCTCATAGCTATGTAATTTACTAGCTAGCTAGTGTTCGATCTATTCTAGAGATATGATTAAAAGAATACAATATAAAGTAGGAGGCAAAGTAATCTAAAAACAAGATATGTACGTACCTTACGATAAGAAATATTTAAGGTAAAGTATATGTTGTTATTCCCTTACTATTTTCTGACCTCGTCTCGCGATCGACCTCTTTATTTCTTTCTAAACCTTTCATCAATTATCACTAGCTTGCTCGTAGACATATGGGCAAGAGTTCCATTCACGGTTGCCTTGTCCTTTCTTCGAAGCAACGAAAACATAATAACCTTCAAGCAGTGTGGAGTTCTCTATGTCATGCATGACGAACATAAAACTACGTGATCGAGGGAGATTAGTCTTATATGCGTATTGAAATGATCATATGACATCTATTGCTATATCGATATTTACATTCCTCCCAACATATATAGGAGGAGGAAGAGCTAACACTAGTGCCTCTGCTTATGATCATTTAAGAAGAACACGTACTAATTTGTTAATCACATTGAAGATTTCTTTTTTGTTGCCGGAAACTATATTCTTGTAGAACCTAGCATTTTGTATGCTTACGAGTGATTACAATTTTTCTAATTATGTACTCTGCTAGCTCCCTATTTGTTATTCTCATTGAACATGGGAAATAGGTGAGTATTTTTGGAGGATGCATGTATGAACCACCCTTGACACGATTCGTTCAATGAGAGTTGTGAATTCTCGCATTCTTCGATTCTTTGCTGTCACTTGGCCATCACCACCGGTAGAAGGCCAACCTGCAGTCTCTCCGTTACAAGTTACAACAATTTTCAAAGATCTATTTGTAGCTTTTTTTAAAGCACAGTAATGTGCATGGATAAAACAAGTTTTTGTATTATTTGCTGTCCGTTGTCCATATGTAAATTGATGGATATGTAAAAACTAAGCTAGCAGACTTTCTTTCTTTTCTTTTTTTTTCTTGATAGATTAAATTAAACGTACGGTTGTACGCACTGAAACAACCCAATTTGCAGAGATAGTTCATATATAGCTCTCAGAAGACCCCATTACAATTAATCTAAATGACATAAAAAAAACCGCAAAGAATGGAAAGGCCCATTTAAATAATAACAATCTTCCACCACTAGAAGAGAAGAAGAACAAAATTATGCACCAGGTGATAAACTAGAAGAGCATACTGAAGGTTTATCACTCTGTTGTCAATGTAACTAAAGTATATATGGATAAATATTATGGAGCAACGGAGATTGCTTTCCTTCGACGAAACCGATGACCGGATCAAGAAAGGATCGGTAATTCGGCCTGAATGGTAGTCCTTTTGATGGAGTGGAGGATTCTTGAAGAATTATAGGATGAACAGTCGAGGTGACTTTGATTTTGTTTGCAAGACCAGCCTTTGAAATTGCTTTTTGAATTTTTTCCATGGCAGGGCCAAGAAATAATGCTAATGGATCTGTAGCGTCTATTTCATTTCCAGTAGTAATATATTTGAAATTGACATCAGCTTTGGTGACGACATTGTTTTGGACCCAATCTATTTCAGCACTGGCTTGGTTAGAAGAAATGTCTTTAATGCGTTCATTTTCGACAGCCCCCATCTGGGCACCTGCATCATGAATAAGTACATGTGAGAGAGAGAGAGAGAGAGAGAGAGAGAGAGAGAGAGAGAGAGAGAGAGAGAGAGAGACGTACGTACGTACGNNNNNNNNNNNNNNNNNNNNGAGAGAGAGAGAGAGCTTCTGAGGTCAAGGTGGCCATTAGGATCCCAAAAACGAGCAACTTGGAAACTATGGAAGGAAATTCAGCAAAGACATGGAACTTGGCCATCTTATGATAGCTTAGCAAATTGCATGTCTGTTTCAACAAATTTTGAGGTGCGGATTTTGTAAGTGGAGGAGGACTTGTAGATGTTTTTGAACGAATTTCCACAATTATTAATCGATAACACCTAGCATATATATATATATATATATATATATATATAGTANCNNNNNNNNNNNNNNNNNNNNNNNNNNNNNNNNNNNNNNNNNNNNNNNNNNNNNNNNNNNNNNNNNNNNNNNNNNNNNNNNNNNNNNNNNNNNNNNNNNNNNNNNNNNNNNNNNNNNNNNNNNNNNNNNNNNNNNNNNNNNNNNNNNNNNNNNNNNNNNNNNNNNNNNNNNNNNNNNNNNNNNNNNNNNNNNNNNNNNNNNNNNNNNNNNNNNNNNNNNNNNNNNNNNNNNNNNNNNNNNNNNNNNNNNNNNNNNNNNNNNNNNNNNNNNNNNNNNNNNNNNNNNNNNNNNNNNNNNNNNNNNNNNNNNNNNNNNNNNNNNNNNNNNNNNNNNNNNNNNNNNNNNNNNNNNNNNNNNNNNNNNNNNNNNNNNNNNNNNNNNNNNNNNNNNNNNNNNNNNNNNNNNNNNNNNNNNNNNNNNNNNNNNNNNNNNNNNNNNNNNNNNNNNNNNNNNNNNNNNNNNNNNNNNNNNNNNNNNNNNNNNNNNNNNNNNNNNNNNNNNNNNNNNNNNNNNNNNNNNNNNNNNNNNNNNNNNNNNNNNNNNNNNNNNNNNNNNNNNNNNNNNNNNNNNNNNNNNNNNNNNNNNNNNNNNNNNNNNNNNNNNNNNNNNNNNNNNNNNNNNNNNNNNNNNNNNNNNNNNNNNNNNNNNNNNNNNNNNNNNNNNNNNNNNNNNNNNNNNNNNNNNNNNNNNNNNNNNNNNNNNNNNNNNNNNNNNNNNNNNNNNNNNNNNNNNNNNNNNNNNNNNNNNNNNNNNNNNNNNNNNNNNNNNNNNNNNNNNNNNNNNNNNNNNNNNNNNNNNNNNNNNNNNNNNNNNNNNNNNNNNNNNNNNNNNNNNNNNNNNNNNNNNNNNNNNNNNNNNNNNNNNNNNNNNNNNNNNNN of the Fragaria vesca subsp. vesca linkage group LG6, FraVesHawaii_1.0, whole genome shotgun sequence genome contains:
- the LOC101293612 gene encoding glucan endo-1,3-beta-glucosidase, basic isoform-like, whose translation is MHKMAKSHVVSNVPSVVSKLLLLGILMATITTTGAQIGVCYGDVADNLPPAREVISLYNQNNIKRMRIYYPKRDALEALRGSNIELMLGVENERLQAIASNQASADDWVQRNVVAYGNVNIKYLAVGNEIESGPFAQYVGPAMEKIQNAISRAGLANRIKVSTAVHPVILQESYPPSKGSFRQDHRAFLDPVIGFLVRNKSPLLLNMYPYFSYISNRGSISLQYAVFTSPSVVVQDGQYGYQNLFDALLDAHYAALEKAGGGSLRIVVSETGWPSAGGDGQVTTKENARVYNSNVIKHVKGGTPRRPGSPIETYLFAMFNENLKRGDRTENNFGLFYPNKSPVYPPINFN